In the genome of Vibrio ziniensis, the window TTGGTCAGACAGACAAGAAGATTTCCGTACTGAAATCCTTGGTTTAGTAAAAGCACAACAAGTTAAGAACACAGTGATTGTTCCTGTGGGTGCTAAAGGTGGTTTCGTTTGTAGAAAACAGTACCTGTACAACACCCGCGATGAGATTTTTGCTGAAGGTCAGCGTTGTTACAAACGCTTCATACGTGCGCTATTAGATGTGACTGACAACATCGTAGAAGGTGATCTCGTTGCTCCTGTGAATGTGGTTCGTCACGATGAAGATGATCCGTATTTGGTTGTTGCGGCAGACAAAGGTACGGCAACATTCTCAGACCTTGCTAACTCAGTATCGGCAGAATACAACTTCTGGCTAGGTGATGCTTTCGCTTCAGGTGGCTCTAATGGTTATGACCACAAAGCAATGGGCATTACAGCGAAAGGTGGTTGGGAGTCAGTTAAGCGTCACTTCCGTGAGATTGGCATCGATTGCCAAACCACCGATTTCACCGTAGTGGGTATCGGCGATATGGCGGGTGACGTATTTGGTAACGGTATGCTGCTGTCGAAACACATTCGCCTACAGTGTGCATTTAACCACTTACACATCTTTATCGATCCAACGCCAGATGCAGCATGCAGTTGGGAAGAACGTAACCGCTTATTTAATCTACCTCGCTCAAGCTGGGAAGATTACAACCCTAAACTGATTTCGAAGGGCGGTGGTATTTTCTCACGTAAGGCAAAATCGATTACTTTAACGCCTGAAATTCAAAAGATGTTAGGCACTAAGAAAGGATCTGTTGCTCCAAACGAGTTGATTAAGATGATCCTTTCTATGGAGGTTGATCTACTTTGGAACGGTGGTATCGGTACATACGTTAAGTCTTCCCGCGAAACTCATACCGATGTTGGTGATCGCGCGAATGACTCACTACGTATCGATGGTCGTGATCTAAACGCTAAAATCATTGGTGAAGGTGGCAACTTAGGCATGACTCAACTGGGTCGTGTTGAATATGCACTGAAAGGTGGTCGTGTTAACACGGACTTTGTTGATAACGTTGGTGGTGTAGACTGCTCGGATAACGAAGTTAACATTAAGATCTTCCTAAATGGTCTTGTTGCCAATGGTGATATGACAGTTAAGCAACGCAACCAAGTTCTTGAGTCTATGGAAGATGAGGTTGGCGCGATTGTAATCGAAGATGCTTATGTTCAGTCAGAGTCTATTTCAGTGACTGAACAGCAAGGTGTTGCGGTAGTTAAAGAACAGGTTCGCTTTATTCATCAATTGGAGAAAGCAGGGCATTTGGATCGAGCGCTTGAGTACATTCCTGATGACGAAACTCTACTTGAACGCGAGAAACAAGGTCATGGTTTGACCCGCCCTGAACTTTCAGTACTCGTTGCTTACGGTAAGATGGTGTTGAAAGATGAGTTAGCGTGCGAAGACATTGCGAATGATGAGTTCCATGCACAGCAACTTATCAATTACTTCCCAACTGAGTTACGTCGTAACTATTCACAGCACATGCAAAACCATCCGCTACGTGCTGAAATCATTGCAACAGCACTTGCAAATCAGATGGTTAACGAAATGGGTTGTAACTTCGTTACTCGTTTGCAGGAAGAGACTGGTTCAAGTGCCGTTGATGTGACTAATGCTTATGCCGCTGCGCGTGAAATCTATAATTTAGGTTCAGTGCTTGAAGAGGTACGTAAGCTAGATAACAAAGCGGATGCATTGACTCAGTATGAAGTGATGTTCCATGTTCGTCGTACTCTTCGTCGTTTATCACGTTGGTTGCTACGTAATCGTCCAGGTAAACAATCTGTTCTTGAGTTGATTGCACTGTACAAAGCCGATGTAGAAGCGATTGCCAATAAACTGGATGATGTACTTGTCGCTGAAGAAGTGGAAGAGCACAACATTATGGCTAAAGCGTGGATCGAGAAAGGTATCGAACCGACATTAGCAAACTATGTTGCTCGTTTATCTAGCCTACATTCAGTACTGGATATATCCTCAGTGGCAAAAGAAAAGCAAAAAACAGTCGAACAAACTGCAAAACTGTACTTCAACCTGGGTGACCGTTTGTCTCTGCACTGGTTCTTGAAACAGATTAACAACCAAGCGACAGACAACAACTGGCAAGTATTGGCTCGTGCAGCATTTAGAGAAGATTTGGATTGGCAGCAACGTCAATTAACAGCTCAAGTGCTTAACTGCAAATGTGAAGACGGTGAGTTGGATGTGATTAAAGCTCTCGAAGAGTGGATGGAAGCAAATTCTGTGTCACTGCATCGTTGGGAAAATATCCTGAACGAGTTCAAAGTAGGTACTGTACATGAGTTCGCGAAGTTCTCTGTCGCTTTAAGAGAATTGATGCTGCTCAATTTAAACTGTCAAGCGGTTGAATAAAGTTTGAATTGTTAGCTGAATCAGACAATAATTACGCCCCGTTTAATCGGGGCTTTTTTCTATCGGAGGCACAATGCTCTACCGCTTAGCCAGAACTGGCTTTTTCAAATTGGATGCTGAAAAGGCGCATGATCTTGCCATCCAAAACTTTAAACGTTTCACCGGCACTCCTCTTGATCTTTTCTATCGTCAACATCTTCCAAATCGACCAGTAGAATGTATGGGATTAACATTCAAGAACCCTGTTGGCCTTGCGGCAGGTCTAGATAAGAATGGTGAATGTATCGATGCATTTGGTGCGATGGGATTTGGATTCGTTGAAGTAGGGACGGTAACTCCTCGTCCTCAATCAGGAAACGACAAACCGCGTTTATTCCGTATCATTCCTGCTGAAGGGATCATTAACCGTATGGGTTTTAACAACCTAGGTGTTGATAACTTGGTTGAGAACGTTAAAAAAGCCAATTATGACGGGATTATCGGTATCAATATCGGTAAAAATAAAGATACACCTATCGAAAAAGGTGCTGATGACTACTTAATCTGTATGGAAAAAGTCTATCAGCATGCAGGTTATATCGCTGTAAACATCTCATCACCAAATACTCCAGGGTTACGCTCACTACAATACGGCGAAGCGCTTGATGAGTTGTTAGCTGCGTTAAAGGTAAAGCAGGCTGAGTTAGCGAGTAAATACGATAAGTATGTTCCTCTAGCTCTTAAAATTGCACCTGATCTGAGTGATGACGAAATTAAACAAATTTGTGCATCATTGCTTAAGAATAATATTGATGGTGTGATTGCAACGAACACAACTTTGGATCGTACTTTGGTTGAAGGTATGAAACATGGCAATGAAGCGGGTGGGTTAAGTGGTAAACCACTTCAATCTCGCAGTACAGAAGTGATCAAATGCTTGTATCGTGAATTGGGAGATCAAATTCCAATTATTGGTGTTGGTGGTATCGATTCATATGTTGCAGCGAAAGAGAAATTACTAGCTGGTGCTAAACTTGTTCAAGTGTACAGTGGTTTTATTTATCAAGGTCCACGTTTAGTTGCTGACATCGTAAAAAATATCTAATTGAGACTTCTGTTTTTAAACAGAACAGAAGTGACAAGGTAATGTAGAGAGGAAATGAGAGAATCATTTCCTCTTTTTTTTTGTTTTTCCTCTCTTAGAATTAAGTGCAGTTAGTTGGCAAGGGTAATTAAGCGTTTTACCTAATAGTCTGATAATAAATAAATAGCGAGTCAGGACAATGCTTAAACCGAGTGACAAATGGAATTGGTACTACTCAGATAGCGAAGGCTATCTGATGTTAGAACTGGGTGATGAGATGGTGTTTCGCACCAATCTAAGTAGCAATCTTTTAGTAGATTGTGCTTTTGCATCTAATCAATTTACTGTTGACGACGCTTCTGACTACCAGACTTACAAAGAGCGCATTGATTACCTCAATCTCAGCGAGCCACGCAAAGTAGAGTTAGTCCTTTATTGCGTTGCAGCTAAGCGTTTCCATAAGCCAGTCCAACCTAAGAGCTGGTTCTTTGATTACCAAAGCAGTGGTTATTCTCCAGACGAGGGTGAAATAGTAAGCCTCGTCAATGGTAATGGCCAAGGTTACTTCATCGTCCTAGAAGTGGGTGACAATGCTAGCTTATGTGCATTAGTCGACCTTGAAGATTTTGTTCTAAACAGTTCTAAACAGCTATGCTTTGGACAAGTGATTAAAGTGATGCATGACAGAATGGCATCAGCAAATCAGATTTTGCTGCCACAGCCTATGGCGTTGGTGGGTTAAGTTTCCCTAGTATTTTCGTTCCTTTGTTTTATTTCCCATCGGCGTAAGCCGATTTTTTTTGCCTTCAATTCACCTCAGTTGAGTGGTGTAGTTTCTATATCGCCAATCATATTTCTACTTCTGACAAAATATTTGCATTTAAATTGCCTTAAATGTGACGATACAGACCAGCTTATTTCCCATTAAAAGTACCAAAATATTCCCGTTTTAACTAAAAGTGTAATTAATTTACAGTGTAAAAACTACTCTGGTATAGTCCAGATTTATTGTGAATAAATACTCACTATCGCTATGAGGTAATAAATTAGGGAGATAAGAATTCAGTAGTGGTTTTATTAACAATTAGAAGAGCTGGAAATGTAAGTTTTGTGTTTTTATGGATTTAGGTTGTTTAGATTTGGGCAAGTTGTTCTTTGTCAGGTATAATCTGACACCATTTTTATTAGCTAAAGAACACTATGAATCAGTATCTAGCGGTAACCTCAAACGGTCTTGAGAACCTATTAGTAGAAGAATTAACAAAATTAGGGATTTCAGACGCCAAACCTGTGCAAGCAGGGGTGAAATTTAAAGCGTCAAATGAGCAAATTTACCGTTGTTGTTTATGGAGCCGCCTTGCTTCACGATTTGTACGTGTTATTACAGAATTCAATTGTCAGAATGATATGGACCTGTACCTGTCGGCGACGTCAGTGAACTGGGTTAATCATTTTCATAGCTCTAAAAAGTTTGTGGTTGATTTCAACGGCACAAACAGAGAGATCCGTAACAGTCAATATGGCGCAATGAAAGTTAAAGATGCTGTAGTTGATTGTTTTGAAAAGAAAAACCTCCCAAGGCCGTCGATCAGTAAAGATCATGCAGATCTTCGCATTCACGTTCGACTACATAATGATAAGGCTCTACTTGGTATCGATATGGTCGGAGGTGGCTTACATGTTCGTGGCTACAGAACGGAAGCTGGTCGTGCCCCACTTAGAGAAACACTAGCGGCGGCTATCATCCTACGAAGTGGCTGGGATGCATCAAAGCAATTGTTAGACCCTATGTGTGGTTCAGGTACTTTGTTAATTGAAGCGGCGATGATGGCTGCGAATATTGCTCCTGGTCTTAAGCGTGAAAAATGGGGTTTTGAGTCCTTACAAGACTTCGACCCCGAACTTTGGGCGCAAGTGAAATCTGAAGCTAGTGTGCAGGCGAGAAGGGGTGTCAATAAAACTGACACTAAGTTTTTTGGCTTAGATAGTGACAGCCGTGTTCTAAAAACCGCTAAAGATAACGCTAGACGAGCTGGTGTAGAAAGCTTGATTCAGTTTGAGCTTGGAGATGCCGCACTGCTTAAGAAGCCGCAAGGTTTTGAAAGTGGTGTAATCGTCTGTAACCCACCTTATGGTGAGCGCTTAGGAACACATCCAGGTCTTATCGCACTCTACACAGCATTTGGTGCGCAGCTTAAATCTGAATTCGGCGGTTGTCAGGCGTCTATCTTCTCTAGTTCAGATGAATTACTTAGCTGCCTACGTATGCGTGCTGAGAAACAATATAAGTTGAATAACGGTGCGTTACCTTGTCACCAAAAGAACTATTCAATTTCTGCTCGTGAACGTTCTGAAGACGAGCAAGAAACGCAACAGACTCAAATCGCGCCTGATTTTTCAAACCGTCTGAAGAAGAACATTGCAAAAATTGGTAAATGGGCGAAGCGTGAAGGTCTAGATTGTTATCGTATCTACGATGCTGATCTACCTGAATATAATGTTGCAATCGACGTGTATTTAGATCAGTTAGTCATCCAAGAGTATGCTGCACCGAAGGATATCCCAGAAGAGAAGGCAAAACGCCGTCTCACTGACATCATTAGGGCTGCGATTCAGGTTAGGGGCACAAATGCCAACAATGTTGTTTTGAAAGTCCGTGAAAAGCAAAAAGGCTCATCTCAGTATCAGAAGTTTGGTCAGCAGTCTCAAACGATGGAAGTCAATGAGTATGGTGTGAAGCTGCTTGTTAATTTACATGACTATTTGGATACTGGACTTTTCTTAGATCATAAGATTACTCGTCGTAAACTTGGTGAAATGGCTAAAGGTAAAGACTTCCTGAACCTATTCGCTTATACCGGCTCTGGTACAGTGCACGCAGCTTGCGGTGGTGCGAAATCAACGACAACGGTCGACATGTCAAATACCTATCTAGAATGGGCAAAGGACAACATGAAGCTAAACGGCCAAGTAGGACGCCAGCATCAGTTTGTTCAAGCCGATTGCCTTCAGTGGCTTGAACAAGCTTCGGGTAACTATGATCTTATCTTCATTGATCCGCCAACATTCTCAAATTCAAAGCGTATGGAACAATCTTTTGATGTTCAGAGAGACCATATTCAATTGATGAAGAACTTGAAGCGTATTTTGCGTCAGGACGGCACTATTGTTTTCTCAAACAATAAACGTCATTTCAAGATGGATATGGCTGAATTAGAGAGCTTAGGTTTAGAAGCTAAAAATATCTCTGCGCAGACACTTCCACTCGACTTTGAACGCAACAAGCACATTCATAACTGTTGGGTAGTTACTCATAAGCTAGTTTAGTGAATGAATAATAGGGAAAGTTGATTGATAACTTTATACAGTACTGAAGGTTGCCACCTATGTGAGATGGCCTTCTCATTACTTATTCAGGCTAATGTTGCTTCACATGTTGATGTAATCGACATTGCATTCAATGATGAACTGTTTTCTCGTTACGGGGTCACTATCCCCGTAGTATCATATCAAGGTTCAGAGCTAAACTGGCCTTTTGATTTTTCAGAATTAACTCAGTGGTTAGATAATAATGGCATTAATTACCATTCATAACGGTTTACTCGCTTTTGGTGACCATCCTTTACTTGATCACGCAGATTTCGCATTGCAAGAAAATGAGCGTGTTTGTTTGGTTGGCCGAAATGGAGCAGGCAAGTCAACGCTAATGAAAATCATCGCAGGTGAAATACTGTTAGATGATGGCAAAATGCAAGTGATGCAGGATGTCATTGTGTCGCGTTTAGAGCAAGACCCTCCGCGCAACCAGGAAGGTACTGTATTTGATTATGTTGCTGGTGGTCTACAAGAAGTCGGCGAGCAACTTAAGATCTACAATGATCTGCTCGATCTTGTCGCTGTTGATCCATCAGAATCCAATATTAAGAAGTTGGCAAATGTTCAAGAACAGCTAGAGCATGCCGGTGCTTGGCGCTTTGAAGACCGAATTCAGAACGTTTTAGCTTCATTAAAGCTTGATGGTCATACAAAGTTAACGGATCTTTCAGGTGGTTGGCAGCGAAAAGCCGCTCTAGCACGTGCTTTGGTCTGTGACCCTGATGTATTACTGCTTGATGAGCCTACCAACCACTTAGATGTTACGACAATTGAATGGTTAGAGGGATTTTTAAAGGATTTTCGCGGATCGATAATCTTCATTTCGCACGACCGCTCGTTCATTAAATCGATGGCAACACGCATCGTCGATTTAGATCGTGGCCAACTTAACTCTTTCCCTGGCGACTATGAAAACTATCTTACTGAAAAAGAAGAGTTATTGAGAGTCGAAGAGTTACAAAACGCAGAGTTTGATAAGAAACTAGCTCAAGAAGAAGTTTGGATCCGTCAAGGTATCAAAGCTCGCAGAACACGTAATGAAGGCCGTGTTAGGGCACTTAAAAAGCTCCGTCAGGAACGTAGTGAAAGACGTGAAGTGCTGGGCAAAGTTAACTTACAAATCGATGACGCGTCTCGTTCTGGAAAGATCGTATTTGAAGCAGAAAACCTCAATTACGCTATTGAAGACAAGTGCTTGGTTGATAACTTTAGCTTTAATATCATGCGTGGCGATCGAATTGCTCTTATTGGCCCTAATGGATGTGGCAAGAGTACGCTCTTAAAGCTTCTACTTGGCCAATTGACCGCAGATAGCGGTCGTTTGCACTGCGGTACCAAATTGGAAGTAGCATACTTCGATCAGTATCGCGAAGTATTAGATCCTGAAAAAACAGTAATCGATAACCTGGCAGACGGTAAACAAGAAGTAACGGTTGGTGGTCGTCAACGACATGCGTTGAGTTATCTCCAAGATTTCTTGTTTGCGCCGAAGCGCGCGCGTACTCCTGTTAAAGCACTGTCTGGCGGTGAGAAAAACAGACTTCTGCTTGCTCGTTTATTCCTAAGACCAAACAACTTGTTGGTACTGGATGAACCAACAAACGATTTAGATATCGAAACTTTGGAACTTTTGGAAGATTTGCTTGCCAATTATCAAGGAACTTTATTGTTGGTCAGTCACGATCGTGAATTTGTCGATAATACAGTGACTACGAGTTGGATATTTGAAGGTAACGGTAAAATAGAAGAGTTTGTTGGCGGTTATCATGATGCTCAGCAGCAACGCTTTCAAGTGATGCAGTCGCGTAGTGTTGAAAACGTTGTCAAACAAGATAAATCGGTTGAGCTATCTCCCAAATTGGAGTCAGTGAAGCCTAAATCTAAAAAGTTATCTTATAAACTGCAGCGGGAATTAGAAACTCTGCCGCAAAAGCTCGAAGAGTTAGAAGCAGAGATAGAATCACTGCAAGAGCAAGTTAACGATGCCGATTTCTTTAGTCGATCTGTTGATTTGACCCAACCAATTTTAGACAAGTTATCTGCCAAAGAGCAGGAGCTTGAAATTGCTTTTGAACGCTGGGAAGAGCTGGAAGCAATGCAACAGGATAGTTAATGACTTTATGAATAACAATTTGTTTAAGCTGAGTATTATTAGCGCAGCAATTTTAACAGCTACGCACGTATCAGCCGCTCTTTATAATGTGGTAGAAGTAGTTCCAAGTACGTCCTTAAGCTACGAAAGTTCTTTCGGTGAGGCTATCCAACCAGCAGCAACTAATAGCGCTGCTGATAACTGCTTTGTAACTAGCACCATTGAAGGTGATGGTGTTGATTGTAGTTCTTATGTGTTAGCCGGTGAGACTCGAATTGCAAAGTTAAATGCAGGTGGAGAAGTTGATGGACTGAGCTTTCGAGAAGAAGCTCCGTTTGCAATGGATAGCTCGTTCTATTATATCCAAGATTATTCCGATTTTGATAATTACTGTGAAGCTCAATTGGGTTATTCAACGTGTGAGCAATGGGCGACAGTTCGGTGGGATATTTGGGAGTCTGAGATTGATGGTGATACAACACCGAATTCTATAGCTTTCATCGAAGATGAATCTGGTAATGTTAGCTCAGTTGATTCGACAGAATCATTAAATGTAGTAGTTAACAGTATTTCTGATTCGGGGACTGTTATTGGGATTGACTCCACAGCTGGAGATGTTACTGATTATCGTCGCAATTCTGTAGAAGCTCGTACGGAAGGCACAGCTCCTAGTGGTTATCTACAGACCCGAGCTTGGAAAACAGATGGCACTTATACAGTCGGTAGTGTGTCTACAAGTTACGAGAACGATTATGGTACTTTTTATACTTCCAATCCAGCCATTTGGGATAATGACTCTGGAACCGTGGTTGAAATACCATGGCCAAGTGGTACAGCAAGAAAATCTAATCGTTTAGCGCAAGGTAGCATTCGAGATTTCGTTGTTGATCAAGATACCAATATGATTTATGCGGTTGGATTCAATGCCTATAATTCATCTTACAATTATATGAACGCAACGGTGTTCAGTGTATCAGTAGATGACTACCAAACGGATACTGCTTGGACTTCCACCGCAGTCAATAATGCTCAGGTTAAAATCGACGGTGAAACAATTCATAGTAACTCAGTTGTAACATCGGTGAATAATAATCTAATTGCTATTGGTAGTGCTAAACGGTTAGGCAGTAAGCCTTATAACGGTGCTGCTGCTAACCGATTATTTATCATTGATGATGTCACCGCAGCTTCACCTACTGCGATATATCTTTCTGGTGGTATAGTATTTTCTGGCTCAGGCGGTAAAGCTGGCGCCATTAATAACTACAATGAAATCGTAGGCCAACTTGATTTTGATGATACACGCGAAATTGATGGTAAGCCTCGGGCAAAGCGTGGGTTTATATATCCTTACGATAGTACCGGAAGTGATTCAACTCGTATGGAACGTTTTGGAAATAAAGCTTGGTTCCTAGACGACTTAACCAACGATAATGAGGCTACAAGTAATAATAACCAATACCGTATTATCGACGCTACAGATATTAATGATGCTGGTGTTATATCTGGTACAGCTTTAAAGTGCTCTGGCGGTTACGAAACAACAGCACATAACTCCAGTTGCAATGGTGATGAATCTACAGTCGCTGTTAAACTAGTTCCAATAGTTGATTCTTCAGTAACCGATATCAGTGAAAGAGGTTCGGACGCCCAAACTTCGAAACGATCTGGAGCTGGCTTAGGACTGTGGGGATTTATTCTGCTTGGTTTAGCTTGGTTCCGTAGAAAATAGTCATTTTTTGTCAAGAAAAGCACAAGCTCACAAAAATAAGCTTGTGCTTTTTTTTACACTTGAGAAAGGTCAGTTTTTGCGCGATTCTTTAAAGTGTGGTCATAAAAGATCCACACTAATGTAATAGTTGTAAGTAAGACACAAGTTACTGTATGAGGACTGCACTATGAAGAGACAAAAGCGTGATCGCCTTGAAAGAGCACAATCTCAAGGTTATAAAGCTGGGTTGAATGGACGATCTCAAGAAGAGTGTCCATACCAACAAAGCGATGCTCGTTCATATTGGCTAGGCGGTTGGCGTGACGCAAGAGATGACAAACACTCTGGTCTCTATAAATAACCCCCACATACTAAAGGATCTTAAGCCCCGAAAGGGGCTTTTTAGTTGGTGTTATTTATAACGCACTATAACTAAGTATATTGAACAAAATTAAAGCAGCCAGATGGCTGCTTTAATCAATATAGCTAAAACTAAAATGCAGAAGTGTCTTGGAAAAGGCCAACTTTTAAATCTTTAGCAACATAAATTTCTTTACCATCAACCAATACTCGTCCATCAGCAAGACCCATTACAAGCTTACGGTTTACTACACGTTTCATATTGATTTCATAAGTAACTTTCTTCGCTGTAGGTAGAATTTGTCCTGTGAATTTGACTTCACCAACACCTAGAGCGCGACCTTTACCTTTACCGCCAACCCAGCCCAAGAAGAAGCCAACAAGCTGCCACATAGCATCGAGGCCAAGGCAACCAGGCATGACAGGGTCACCAGGGAAATGGCAATCGAAGAACCATAAATCTGGAGTGATGTCTAACTCAGCTATAATTAAACCTTTGCCAAATTCACCTTCAGTTTCAGACATTTTGCTAACACGATCCATCATTAGCATATTTGGTGCTGGTAACTGAGGGTAACCTGGGCCAAACAGCTCTCCACGGCTAGAGGCTAATAGGTCATCACGATTATATGAGTCACGTTTATTTTGCATTATCATTTACTCCAATTTCTGATAGGGTGCATGTTAGTGAACACGTGTACGCCAGACAACTCCGATCAGTACTAAACAAACCAGTTTCTGATACGGTCCACAAACCCAAAGGGTTGTACATGTTTCTCAAAGTTTTCAATGCGCTCCGCAATTTTACTTATTACGCTTTCTTCATCTTCACCTCTAAATGGTTTGCCCATTACCAGAGGAACGACTTCATCAACATGTGAGACTGGCCAAATATGAAACTCACCATTCTTAATACTTTCTACTACAGTTTTATGCAGTGCTAGATGTTTTAGATTACTTTGAGGAAGAATCACGCCTTGCTCGCCTGTGAAACCTTGATGCTGACAAACATGGTAGAAACCTTCAATCTTTTCATTTAATCCACCAACAGCTTGTACTCGACCAAATTGGTCAACGGCTCCTGTCACCGCAATTTGTTGATTGATTGGATACTCAGAAAGAGCACTAACTAAAGAGCATAGTTCAGCCAACGAAGCACTGTCACCATCAACTTCACAATAAGATTGTTCGAATACAACAGAAGCAGAATAAGGCAGGGGAACATCTAGGTTTAATTCACTACTAACAAAAGCTTGCATGATCATCATGCCTTTAGCATGTAAGTTCCCACCTAATTCTACTTTGCGTTCAACATCTGCAATATCGCCATCACCAAAATGGATTACGCAAGAAATACGAGCTGGTTCTCCGTAAGACACTGGATGACCTGCAACATCGACAACGGTTAATCCATTAACTTGTCCAACTTGTTCACCCT includes:
- a CDS encoding glutaredoxin family protein — protein: MITLYSTEGCHLCEMAFSLLIQANVASHVDVIDIAFNDELFSRYGVTIPVVSYQGSELNWPFDFSELTQWLDNNGINYHS
- a CDS encoding ABC transporter ATP-binding protein, with product MALITIHNGLLAFGDHPLLDHADFALQENERVCLVGRNGAGKSTLMKIIAGEILLDDGKMQVMQDVIVSRLEQDPPRNQEGTVFDYVAGGLQEVGEQLKIYNDLLDLVAVDPSESNIKKLANVQEQLEHAGAWRFEDRIQNVLASLKLDGHTKLTDLSGGWQRKAALARALVCDPDVLLLDEPTNHLDVTTIEWLEGFLKDFRGSIIFISHDRSFIKSMATRIVDLDRGQLNSFPGDYENYLTEKEELLRVEELQNAEFDKKLAQEEVWIRQGIKARRTRNEGRVRALKKLRQERSERREVLGKVNLQIDDASRSGKIVFEAENLNYAIEDKCLVDNFSFNIMRGDRIALIGPNGCGKSTLLKLLLGQLTADSGRLHCGTKLEVAYFDQYREVLDPEKTVIDNLADGKQEVTVGGRQRHALSYLQDFLFAPKRARTPVKALSGGEKNRLLLARLFLRPNNLLVLDEPTNDLDIETLELLEDLLANYQGTLLLVSHDREFVDNTVTTSWIFEGNGKIEEFVGGYHDAQQQRFQVMQSRSVENVVKQDKSVELSPKLESVKPKSKKLSYKLQRELETLPQKLEELEAEIESLQEQVNDADFFSRSVDLTQPILDKLSAKEQELEIAFERWEELEAMQQDS
- the pyrD gene encoding quinone-dependent dihydroorotate dehydrogenase; translation: MLYRLARTGFFKLDAEKAHDLAIQNFKRFTGTPLDLFYRQHLPNRPVECMGLTFKNPVGLAAGLDKNGECIDAFGAMGFGFVEVGTVTPRPQSGNDKPRLFRIIPAEGIINRMGFNNLGVDNLVENVKKANYDGIIGINIGKNKDTPIEKGADDYLICMEKVYQHAGYIAVNISSPNTPGLRSLQYGEALDELLAALKVKQAELASKYDKYVPLALKIAPDLSDDEIKQICASLLKNNIDGVIATNTTLDRTLVEGMKHGNEAGGLSGKPLQSRSTEVIKCLYRELGDQIPIIGVGGIDSYVAAKEKLLAGAKLVQVYSGFIYQGPRLVADIVKNI
- a CDS encoding DUF3466 family protein → MNNNLFKLSIISAAILTATHVSAALYNVVEVVPSTSLSYESSFGEAIQPAATNSAADNCFVTSTIEGDGVDCSSYVLAGETRIAKLNAGGEVDGLSFREEAPFAMDSSFYYIQDYSDFDNYCEAQLGYSTCEQWATVRWDIWESEIDGDTTPNSIAFIEDESGNVSSVDSTESLNVVVNSISDSGTVIGIDSTAGDVTDYRRNSVEARTEGTAPSGYLQTRAWKTDGTYTVGSVSTSYENDYGTFYTSNPAIWDNDSGTVVEIPWPSGTARKSNRLAQGSIRDFVVDQDTNMIYAVGFNAYNSSYNYMNATVFSVSVDDYQTDTAWTSTAVNNAQVKIDGETIHSNSVVTSVNNNLIAIGSAKRLGSKPYNGAAANRLFIIDDVTAASPTAIYLSGGIVFSGSGGKAGAINNYNEIVGQLDFDDTREIDGKPRAKRGFIYPYDSTGSDSTRMERFGNKAWFLDDLTNDNEATSNNNQYRIIDATDINDAGVISGTALKCSGGYETTAHNSSCNGDESTVAVKLVPIVDSSVTDISERGSDAQTSKRSGAGLGLWGFILLGLAWFRRK
- the rmf gene encoding ribosome modulation factor, coding for MKRQKRDRLERAQSQGYKAGLNGRSQEECPYQQSDARSYWLGGWRDARDDKHSGLYK
- a CDS encoding cell division protein ZapC, with translation MLKPSDKWNWYYSDSEGYLMLELGDEMVFRTNLSSNLLVDCAFASNQFTVDDASDYQTYKERIDYLNLSEPRKVELVLYCVAAKRFHKPVQPKSWFFDYQSSGYSPDEGEIVSLVNGNGQGYFIVLEVGDNASLCALVDLEDFVLNSSKQLCFGQVIKVMHDRMASANQILLPQPMALVG
- the fabA gene encoding bifunctional 3-hydroxydecanoyl-ACP dehydratase/trans-2-decenoyl-ACP isomerase → MQNKRDSYNRDDLLASSRGELFGPGYPQLPAPNMLMMDRVSKMSETEGEFGKGLIIAELDITPDLWFFDCHFPGDPVMPGCLGLDAMWQLVGFFLGWVGGKGKGRALGVGEVKFTGQILPTAKKVTYEINMKRVVNRKLVMGLADGRVLVDGKEIYVAKDLKVGLFQDTSAF
- the rlmKL gene encoding bifunctional 23S rRNA (guanine(2069)-N(7))-methyltransferase RlmK/23S rRNA (guanine(2445)-N(2))-methyltransferase RlmL; this encodes MNQYLAVTSNGLENLLVEELTKLGISDAKPVQAGVKFKASNEQIYRCCLWSRLASRFVRVITEFNCQNDMDLYLSATSVNWVNHFHSSKKFVVDFNGTNREIRNSQYGAMKVKDAVVDCFEKKNLPRPSISKDHADLRIHVRLHNDKALLGIDMVGGGLHVRGYRTEAGRAPLRETLAAAIILRSGWDASKQLLDPMCGSGTLLIEAAMMAANIAPGLKREKWGFESLQDFDPELWAQVKSEASVQARRGVNKTDTKFFGLDSDSRVLKTAKDNARRAGVESLIQFELGDAALLKKPQGFESGVIVCNPPYGERLGTHPGLIALYTAFGAQLKSEFGGCQASIFSSSDELLSCLRMRAEKQYKLNNGALPCHQKNYSISARERSEDEQETQQTQIAPDFSNRLKKNIAKIGKWAKREGLDCYRIYDADLPEYNVAIDVYLDQLVIQEYAAPKDIPEEKAKRRLTDIIRAAIQVRGTNANNVVLKVREKQKGSSQYQKFGQQSQTMEVNEYGVKLLVNLHDYLDTGLFLDHKITRRKLGEMAKGKDFLNLFAYTGSGTVHAACGGAKSTTTVDMSNTYLEWAKDNMKLNGQVGRQHQFVQADCLQWLEQASGNYDLIFIDPPTFSNSKRMEQSFDVQRDHIQLMKNLKRILRQDGTIVFSNNKRHFKMDMAELESLGLEAKNISAQTLPLDFERNKHIHNCWVVTHKLV